A genomic stretch from Hemibagrus wyckioides isolate EC202008001 linkage group LG02, SWU_Hwy_1.0, whole genome shotgun sequence includes:
- the ilf3b gene encoding interleukin enhancer-binding factor 3 homolog has product MPPPLRHRSMRIFVNDDRHVMAKHSAIYPTQEELEAVQNMVSHTERALKAVSDWLDEQERGSAKSNPIKSEGDGDKESEPKSAEQTTRSLRGVMRVGLVAKGLLLKGDLDLELVLLCKDKPTATLLKKVAENLSVQLRLITEDKYEVMQFIRDACIMIKNNKQPALNLTIHLTSPVVREEAEKQATGETLSVNDPPDVLDRQKCLAALASLRHAKWFQARANGLRSCVIVIRILRDLCSRVPTWAPLKGWPLELLCEKSIGTVNRPMGAGEALRRVLECLASGILMADGSGISDPCEKEPTDAIGHMDVQQREDITQSAQHALRLSAFGQLHKVLGMDPLPSKMPRKPKSETPIDYTVQIPPSTTYAPPMKRPIEEEEGGEDKSPNKKKKKLQKKSPDEKSEPPQAMNALMRLNQLKPGLQYKLISQTGPVHVPVFTMAVDVDGKTFEASGPSKRTAKLHVAVKVLQDMGLPTGVEQKVAEPAKTEVVTPIAETEVKTLVPPAETEATLSMTTNTEAAESTESVRHQGPILTKHGKNPVMELNEKRRGLKYELISETGGSHDKRFVMEVEIDGQKFQGSGSNKKVAKAFAALSALEKLFPDGSNSEAAKKKKSMHPPGFGMMSGPPADPAASPRGRGRGRGRGRGRGFNNGGGYNQGGYGSYGYGNNANSGYNYYNNGGANGGSTGMVPGAGPAASASAGGPPGTGGFPSYYQNDGGYSSPGAAGKNPGKKAPMHQGTKPPGTGAAPGTYQNPTGSGQSSYGQYGQGYGQGKKNFAQTQGGASGGGYGNYSTAYPSQVTGGPGSQDYGYEGYSNPSNYNAQGASQSYGANPGQYHNPGVGYGRDDGNMNYQYR; this is encoded by the exons CCTCCTCCTCTTCGTCATCGCTCCATGCGTATCTTTGTGAACGATGACCGCCATGTCATGGCCAAGCACTCCGCTATCTACCCCACACAAGAGGAGCTGGAGGCTGTGCAGAATATGGTCTCTCACACTGAGCGTGCCCTCAAGGCTGTGTCTGATTGGCTGGATGAGCAGGAGCGGGGATCTGCAAAATCGAATCCCATTAAGTCTGAGGGAGATGGAGATAAAGAAAG TGAGCCCAAATCAGCAGAGCAGACTACACGATCCCTGCGTGGTGTGATGAGGGTCGGTCTGGTGGCCAAAGGCCTGCTGCTGAAGGGGGATCTGGATCTAGAGTTAGTGCTACTCTGTAAGGACAAACCTACAGCCACACTGCTAAAGAAAGTGGCTGAGAATCTCAGTGTGCAGCTCAGG CTCATCACCGAGGATAAGTATGAGGTGATGCAGTTTATCCGTGACGCCTGCATCATGATCAAGAACAACAAGCAGCCCGCTCTTAATCTCACCATTCACCTGACGTCACCTGTTGTCAGAGAGGAGGCGGAGAAACAGGCCACTGGAG AAACGCTATCAGTCAACGATCCCCCGGATGTACTGGACAGGCAGAAATGCCTGGCTGCCTTGGCGTCTCTTCGCCACGCCAAGTGGTTCCAG GCCAGGGCCAATGGGTTGCGCTCGTGTGTGATTGTCATCCGGATCCTGAGGGATCTCTGCAGTCGTGTTCCCACTTGGGCTCCTCTTAAAGGATGG CCTCTTGAGCTTTTGTGCGAGAAATCAATTGGCACAGTTAACCGGCCAATGGGAGCAGGGGAAGCTCTTCGAAGAGTTCTGGAGTGTTTGGCTTCTGGGATCCTGATGGCGG ATGGTTCCGGCATCTCTGATCCCTGCGAGAAAGAGCCGACTGACGCCATTGGTCACATGGACGTCCAACAACGAGAGGACATCACCCAGAGTGCTCAG CATGCGCTGAGGCTTTCTGCTTTTGGGCAACTTCACAAAGTACTTGGAATGGACCCTCTTCCCTCTAAAATGCCCAGAAAACCCAAGAGTGAAACCCCCATTGACTACACAG TTCAGATTCCTCCAAGCACAACTTATGCTCCCCCCATGAAGCGGCCtattgaggaggaggagggtggtGAAGACAAGAGCcctaacaagaagaagaagaaacttcAGAAGAAAT CCCCAGATGAAAAGTCAGAACCTCCTCAGGCTATGAATGCTCTGATGCGGCTGAACCAGCTAAAGCCAGGGCTCCAGTATAAGCTAATTTCTCAGACCGGGCCTGTTCATGTGCCAGTCTTCACTATGGCTGTGGACGTCGATGGCAAGACTTTTGAAGCATCTGGTCCCTCTAAACGGACGGCCAAACTCCATGTAGCAGTTAAG GTTTTGCAAGACATGGGGCTTCCCACAGGGGTGGAGCAAAAGGTTGCTGAACCAGCAAAAACAGAAGTGGTGACCCCCATTGCAGAGACAGAGGTGAAGACTTTAGTCCCACCAGCTGAAACAGAAGCTACACTCAGTATGACCACAAACACTGAGGCTGCTGAAAGCACCGAG AGTGTACGGCATCAGGGCCCCATTTTGACGAAACATGGCAAGAACCCAGTGATGGAGCTCAATGAGAAACGCAGAGGCCTCAAATATGAGCTCATCTCTGAGACGGGTGGCAGCCATGATAAACGCTTTGTCATGGAG GTAGAGATAGATGGACAGAAGTTCCAGGGTTCAGGCTCCAATAAGAAGGTGGCAAAGGCATTTGCAGCTCTATCTGCTCTGGAGAAACTGTTCCCAGATGGCTCCAACTCTGAAGCAGCCAAGAAGAAGAAATCAATG CACCCGCCTGGCTTTGGAATGATGAGCGGACCGCCAGCTGATCCTGCAGCCAGTCCCAGAGGTAGAGGACGAGGGCGGGGTAGAGGCCGGGGGAGAGGGTTTAATAATGGCGGAGGATATAATCAAG GTGGCTATGGAAGTTATGGATATGGAAACAATGCTAACTCTGGCTACA ATTACTACAATAATGGCGGGGCTAATGGAGGATCTACAGGAATGGTCCCTGGAGCAGGTCCTGCAGCCAGCGCCTCAGCAGGAGGTCCTCCAGGAACAGGTGGCTTTCCCTCGTATTACCAGAATGACGGAGGTTACTCTAGTCCAGGTGCAGCGGGCAAGAACCCTGGGAAGAAGGCGCCAATGCACCAGGGAACTAAACCTCCAGGCACAGGGGCAGCTCCTGGAACATACCAGAATCCTACAGGCTCGGGGCAAAGTTCCTATGGCCAGTATGGGCAAGGCTATGGCCAGGGCAAAAAGAACTTTGCGCAAACTCAAGGTGGAGCCTCAGGTGGAGGTTACGGAAACTACAGCACAGCTTACCCGTCCCAGGTGACAGGGGGTCCAGGGTCTCAGGACTACGGCTATGAGG GTTACAGCAACCCATCAAACTACAATGCACAAGGAGCCAGTCAGAGCTATGGGGCCAATCCTGGACAGTACCATAATCCTGGTGTGGGCTACGGCCGTGACGACGGCAACATGAACTACCAGTACAGATAG
- the ptger1b gene encoding prostaglandin E receptor 1b (subtype EP1), whose amino-acid sequence MLSLHHCNTSWASTISPLSNQTQAVVGVANVGHSDNLTNRSAKNPAVAGLSMTLGVLSNIIALFILAKAYTRLRRRSKATFLLFASSLVATDLAGHIIPGAVVLHFYSNSIGTSPPTHADATCQFLGGSMVFFGLCPLFLGSAMAAERCLGVTQPLLHARLVSGTRTKMALVLIWLAALAVALLPAVRLGEYTYQHPGTWCFIRVLGKTKDTDVAFLLLFSAFGLGSLAMSLVCNTISGITLVRARLRRRNCHRRTAKSHDIEMVAQLLGIMITSCICWSPLLIFGLMSVTNGHSSHCQKDDMYYKKLMVMGVRLASCNQILDPWVYILLRRAVLRKIYQLTTGQTDMRGSTFRRWEISSLQSSEKKNTIKRI is encoded by the exons ATGTTATCCCTGCATCATTGCAACACATCATGGGCCAGCACCATATCACCCCTCTCTAATCAGACCCAGGCTGTGGTGGGAGTGGCAAACGTGGGTCATAGTGACAACCTGACAAACAGATCGGCCAAAAACCCTGCAGTCGCTGGCCTTTCCATGACTTTGGGTGTGCTGTCCAATATCATAGCACTATTCATTTTGGCCAAGGCATATACACGTCTGCGCAGACGCTCCAAAGCAACCTTCCTTCTCTTCGCCAGCTCACTGGTGGCCACAGACTTGGCTGGTCATATCATCCCTGGTGCTGTGGTACTACACTTCTACTCGAACAGCATAGGGACGAGTCCTCCAACCCATGCAGATGCCACCTGCCAGTTCTTAGGTGGCAGTATGGTCTTTTTCGGCTTGTGTCCACTTTTTTTGGGCAGCGCCATGGCAGCAGAGCGGTGCCTGGGTGTCACACAGCCACTTCTTCATGCTCGTCTTGTCTCAGGAACTCGCACCAAGATGGCCTTGGTGCTGATCTGGCTGGCAGCACTAGCTGTGGCCTTGCTGCCTGCTGTCAGGCTGGGAGAGTACACCTATCAGCACCCAGGTACCTGGTGTTTTATAAGGGTATTAGGGAAAACTAAGGACACGGATGTAGCCTTCCTGCTGTTATTCTCAGCATTTGGATTGGGCTCGCTGGCTATGTCCTTGGTATGCAACACGATTAGCGGCATCACCCTGGTGCGAGCACGCCTGCGCAGAAGGAATTGCCACCGCAGGACAGCAAAATCTCATGACATAGAGATGGTGGCACAGCTCCTGGGAATCATGATCACTTCCTGTATTTGCTGGAGCCCCCTGCTG ATCTTTGGCTTGATGTCAGTCACAAATGGCCACAGTAGCCACTGCCAGAAGGATGACATGTACTATAAGAAACTGATGGTGATGGGAGTACGTCTGGCTTCATGTAACCAGATCCTGGACCCATGGGTTTACATCTTGCTGCGGCGAGCGGTCCTCAGAAAGATCTATCAGCTCACCACTGGCCAGACTGATATGAGAGGCAGCACTTTCCGGCGTTGGGAGATCAGCTCCTTACAGAGTtcggagaaaaaaaacaccatcaaacgGATctaa